In a single window of the Desulfovibrio mangrovi genome:
- a CDS encoding response regulator — protein MEPRYKVLLFDDDVKLQSLLTEYLQGAGFEVQCRQNGLDAVAALRSVQPSIVILDIMMPGKDGLAVLRTIRAESQVPVIMLTARGDDADRIVGLELGADDYLAKPFNPRELLARMRAVLRRVDLAVPCVSTSTVECAGLVLNTGRQELVIGETVAALSPTETKLMAELMRQPNTEYSRDDLMTRVWGREFNAYDRCIDVHISKLRSVLKSHPEHSERIRTVWGKGYMFLA, from the coding sequence ATGGAACCGCGGTATAAGGTTTTACTGTTTGATGACGATGTTAAGCTGCAGTCTTTGTTGACGGAATATCTGCAAGGGGCAGGCTTTGAGGTTCAGTGCAGGCAGAACGGCCTTGATGCCGTTGCCGCTCTTCGTTCTGTTCAGCCGTCCATAGTCATTCTGGATATCATGATGCCGGGCAAGGATGGCCTTGCCGTACTGCGCACCATTCGCGCCGAGTCACAGGTGCCCGTTATCATGCTTACTGCGCGTGGTGATGATGCCGACCGCATTGTCGGATTGGAACTGGGGGCGGATGATTATCTGGCCAAGCCCTTCAATCCCCGGGAGCTGCTGGCACGCATGCGCGCCGTGTTGCGGCGAGTGGATCTGGCCGTTCCCTGTGTCTCGACCAGTACGGTGGAATGCGCAGGCCTTGTGCTGAACACCGGTCGACAGGAACTTGTCATTGGTGAGACGGTTGCCGCTCTTTCTCCCACGGAGACCAAGCTTATGGCGGAGCTTATGCGCCAGCCCAATACCGAGTATTCCCGCGATGATCTCATGACCCGAGTGTGGGGCAGGGAGTTCAACGCCTATGACCGTTGTATAGACGTTCATATCTCCAAACTGCGTTCCGTGCTGAAGTCGCATCCCGAGCATTCCGAGCGGATTCGTACAGTATGGGGCAAGGGCTACATGTTTTTGGCATAA
- a CDS encoding LysR family transcriptional regulator: MELNQLRSFVCVAREQNLTKAARVLHISQSALSTQIRGLEESLGVILFERKARGMQLTVNGKTLLSQARMILDAADSMKVAAGRLNTELSGSLTIGLNTDPLFLRMRTLDSRMEKLYPALMLEFITSQTLATTSLLHERVLDAGFRFGISRDEGISETFLADVPLAVVIPTRFLKRVDKVSDFTWKTLAELPWLWTTCDCPFHKLVADRMAEHGVKPHPVADALDEAIVREMVANGKGASILRRDMAELLETEGLAGAWDEPLSVPLSIACLTARKDDPLIAALIQEVRSIWAAA; this comes from the coding sequence GTGGAACTCAATCAGCTTCGTTCATTCGTGTGTGTCGCCCGGGAGCAGAATCTGACAAAGGCGGCACGGGTGCTGCATATAAGCCAATCCGCGCTCAGCACACAGATTCGCGGACTGGAAGAATCCCTCGGCGTCATCCTTTTCGAACGGAAGGCGCGGGGCATGCAGCTAACCGTAAACGGCAAGACACTGCTCAGTCAGGCACGCATGATACTGGATGCCGCAGACTCCATGAAAGTCGCGGCGGGCAGGTTGAATACGGAATTGAGCGGATCGCTAACCATAGGGCTGAACACAGACCCCCTCTTTCTGCGCATGCGAACGCTCGATTCCCGGATGGAAAAGCTCTATCCCGCCCTCATGCTTGAGTTCATCACCTCGCAGACGCTGGCTACAACCAGCCTGCTGCATGAACGGGTTCTGGATGCGGGTTTCCGCTTCGGCATCAGCCGCGATGAAGGCATCTCGGAAACCTTTCTGGCCGACGTGCCGCTGGCCGTGGTCATTCCCACCCGCTTTCTCAAGCGGGTGGACAAGGTGTCCGACTTCACATGGAAAACCCTGGCGGAACTGCCGTGGCTCTGGACAACCTGCGACTGCCCTTTCCACAAGCTTGTTGCCGACAGGATGGCCGAACACGGTGTAAAGCCCCACCCCGTTGCGGATGCTCTGGATGAAGCCATTGTCAGGGAGATGGTGGCCAATGGCAAAGGCGCGTCCATCCTGCGGAGAGACATGGCGGAACTGCTGGAAACGGAAGGTCTGGCAGGGGCGTGGGATGAACCGCTCAGCGTACCGCTCAGCATAGCCTGCCTCACGGCCAGAAAGGATGATCCTCTCATTGCCGCGCTTATTCAGGAAGTACGGTCTATCTGGGCGGCAGCCTGA
- the dksA gene encoding RNA polymerase-binding protein DksA, with protein sequence MEQKDLDYFRELLQDMLEEAQQKGDATLDELTDSNEMFADPADRATAESDRAFTLRIRDRERKLIKKIRSAIGRMEDGTFGVCDECGDDIGVPRLKARPVTKLCINCKSKQEEDERERAD encoded by the coding sequence ATGGAACAGAAAGACCTGGATTATTTCCGTGAGCTCCTGCAAGACATGCTGGAAGAAGCCCAGCAGAAAGGGGATGCCACTCTCGATGAGCTGACCGACAGCAACGAAATGTTTGCTGATCCTGCTGATAGGGCTACTGCTGAATCCGATCGCGCGTTTACCCTGCGTATCCGTGACCGCGAGCGCAAGTTGATCAAGAAGATCCGTTCCGCCATCGGTCGTATGGAAGACGGAACCTTCGGCGTTTGCGACGAGTGTGGGGACGACATCGGTGTGCCGCGCCTCAAGGCCCGTCCTGTGACCAAGTTGTGTATCAACTGTAAGAGCAAGCAGGAAGAAGACGAACGCGAACGGGCTGACTAG
- a CDS encoding APC family permease, producing MKNGKLGPFMLSGLMVGPVLGSGIFILPPLVQQAAGEWAVPAWLVTVFLNAVFAFVFGFLSIQFPGNGGVADAIAHVFGARAKRLASYYLISAVIFGPAAVLLTIAQYLPLPWLDTVPGGRMGVALCLVPFGFILLLQRIRAIGTIALVVSSVSAVLLFAGSVLVVLTYGEGMPLVPRPASFDAGVFGHSLLMLFWIIVGWEVVGNYSGDVDGPKRTIPRAVMGSVAAVTAVELCVAFAMQAQAVPQQAGYGVARMLYPMFGPYGGLVCSLLVTALCVTTYLMFVGGVARLMASLADDGALPAAFGKTRGGVPVVSVAALCLMQAGSLVACLSGLARLESLVAIASGFFLANALIGIGTGIVMLSRMWKRVCAALLAVVLLVVFGQSEWFVLFAVGVLAIWCLKPVSRVVSGEESVTGR from the coding sequence GTGAAGAATGGCAAACTGGGTCCTTTCATGCTGAGCGGATTGATGGTCGGTCCGGTGCTCGGTTCCGGCATATTCATTCTGCCGCCTCTGGTGCAGCAAGCGGCGGGAGAATGGGCCGTTCCCGCATGGCTGGTAACCGTGTTCCTGAACGCCGTGTTCGCCTTTGTATTCGGTTTTCTCTCCATTCAGTTTCCGGGCAACGGCGGGGTGGCAGATGCAATTGCCCATGTGTTCGGAGCCAGAGCCAAACGGCTTGCTTCGTATTATCTCATCTCCGCAGTCATATTCGGTCCTGCGGCGGTGTTGCTGACCATTGCGCAGTATCTGCCCCTGCCGTGGCTGGATACAGTTCCCGGAGGGCGCATGGGAGTGGCGCTTTGTCTGGTTCCTTTCGGCTTCATCCTGTTGCTGCAGCGTATCCGTGCCATAGGCACTATCGCACTTGTGGTTTCATCCGTATCGGCTGTGCTGCTCTTCGCAGGCAGTGTGCTGGTCGTGCTTACCTATGGAGAGGGCATGCCCCTTGTTCCGCGTCCGGCCAGCTTCGACGCGGGCGTTTTCGGTCACAGCTTGCTTATGCTGTTCTGGATCATCGTGGGGTGGGAGGTGGTGGGGAACTACAGCGGCGATGTTGATGGCCCGAAGCGGACCATCCCCCGTGCGGTCATGGGCAGCGTGGCGGCCGTTACAGCCGTTGAGCTGTGTGTTGCCTTTGCCATGCAGGCACAGGCGGTACCGCAGCAGGCGGGGTATGGCGTAGCGCGGATGCTGTATCCCATGTTCGGACCGTATGGTGGCCTTGTATGCTCTCTGCTTGTGACAGCCTTGTGCGTGACGACATACCTGATGTTTGTGGGTGGTGTGGCCCGTCTTATGGCCTCTCTTGCCGATGACGGTGCGCTGCCTGCGGCGTTCGGCAAAACAAGGGGCGGCGTGCCGGTTGTCTCTGTGGCCGCCCTGTGCCTGATGCAGGCAGGATCGCTGGTGGCTTGTCTGTCCGGTCTTGCCCGTCTGGAGTCGCTTGTGGCCATTGCCAGCGGCTTCTTTCTTGCCAATGCGCTGATAGGCATCGGCACTGGAATCGTCATGCTGTCACGCATGTGGAAGCGCGTCTGTGCAGCCTTGCTGGCAGTGGTGCTGCTTGTCGTGTTCGGGCAGTCGGAATGGTTTGTCCTGTTTGCAGTGGGCGTATTGGCCATCTGGTGTTTGAAGCCGGTTTCGCGTGTGGTTTCCGGTGAGGAATCCGTGACAGGCAGATAG
- a CDS encoding HAMP domain-containing sensor histidine kinase, translating to MRINSLYTKILLSFFTALAVVLVFIIVLFIVFVEDKFDEHVENELLAAFRLTSMSINLIASDDSLSDADAHADLQRFIDDLDVAFTGMVWLEKPDGSLFISSRPQPVPKFTLGETKTKDKLLYAHVDDVPGVNFYFAYPVRFFGYNGTLGMLCRDDIYNKDAAPVFLMIVEVVGVITLLLAFPVVRRITVPLRKLEEGALRCASGDLSYRVDIKRGDEVGRVARAFNVMADSVEKMLRMKQELMANVSHEMRSPLARMRVALELAELRMGEGRNDEARRHLLAISDEVEDLDSAIGGVIELSRFDAGAGQKVFSRCDLAEMMRGMLQRYVPAIEMKQLELECDLPEQMELECQKEALNAVIKNLLENAVKFTEQSGFIRLELFEGWGDVVFSVANSYRRLSEKELGIIFQPFSRAVGEDVQGTGLGLALVERIVTEHGGKVVAQNIRDGVRFVVRLPRERCKHEGSCCTG from the coding sequence ATGCGGATCAATAGTCTTTATACCAAGATTCTGCTGAGTTTCTTCACTGCGCTTGCGGTGGTTCTGGTATTCATTATCGTGCTGTTCATTGTCTTTGTGGAAGACAAGTTCGATGAGCATGTGGAGAATGAATTGCTTGCGGCTTTCCGGCTTACAAGCATGAGCATCAACTTGATAGCGAGCGATGACAGCTTGAGTGATGCCGATGCTCATGCCGATCTGCAGCGCTTTATTGATGATCTTGATGTCGCCTTTACAGGCATGGTCTGGCTTGAGAAGCCGGATGGCAGCCTGTTCATATCCTCCCGTCCTCAACCTGTCCCGAAATTTACCCTTGGTGAGACAAAGACCAAGGATAAGCTGCTGTATGCGCATGTCGACGATGTGCCCGGCGTCAATTTCTACTTTGCGTATCCCGTACGTTTTTTTGGCTACAACGGGACATTGGGCATGCTCTGCCGTGACGATATCTATAATAAGGACGCTGCTCCGGTTTTTCTGATGATCGTTGAAGTGGTGGGGGTAATAACCCTTCTTCTGGCTTTTCCCGTGGTTCGTCGCATAACCGTTCCCCTGCGTAAGCTGGAGGAGGGAGCGTTGCGCTGCGCCTCTGGCGACCTTTCATACCGCGTGGATATCAAACGGGGCGATGAGGTTGGCAGGGTAGCCCGTGCCTTCAATGTCATGGCGGACAGTGTGGAAAAGATGCTGCGTATGAAGCAGGAGCTTATGGCTAATGTTTCGCACGAAATGCGCAGTCCGCTGGCACGGATGCGCGTTGCGCTTGAGCTTGCCGAACTGCGCATGGGCGAGGGGCGGAATGATGAGGCAAGGCGTCATCTTCTGGCTATCAGCGATGAAGTGGAGGATCTTGATTCCGCTATCGGCGGTGTTATCGAGTTGAGCCGTTTTGACGCCGGTGCCGGCCAGAAGGTCTTTTCCAGATGCGACCTCGCAGAGATGATGCGCGGCATGCTGCAACGCTATGTTCCCGCAATCGAGATGAAGCAATTGGAGCTGGAGTGTGATTTGCCGGAGCAGATGGAGCTTGAGTGCCAGAAGGAGGCACTGAATGCTGTCATCAAGAACCTGCTGGAAAATGCCGTGAAGTTTACCGAGCAGAGCGGTTTCATACGGCTTGAGCTTTTTGAGGGATGGGGCGATGTGGTGTTCTCTGTGGCGAACAGCTACAGGCGCTTGTCGGAGAAGGAGCTGGGTATCATTTTTCAACCCTTCTCTCGTGCCGTGGGCGAAGATGTTCAAGGCACCGGACTAGGGTTGGCTCTTGTGGAACGGATTGTCACTGAACATGGGGGCAAGGTTGTGGCGCAGAACATTCGTGACGGCGTTCGGTTTGTTGTCCGTCTGCCCCGGGAGAGATGTAAGCATGAAGGGAGCTGTTGCACGGGCTAG
- a CDS encoding peptidylprolyl isomerase, whose product MENPYVLLETTLGDILIELLPESAPKSVANFLQYVDAKHYDYTIFHRVIRGFMIQGGGYDNRLQRREALPPVENEAKGGLSNLKGTVALARATEKDSASDEFFINAEDNLDLDHMDDTDENYGYTVFGRVVEGMDVVKKINWKVTKPRNDFDDLPVDDIEIISARRFE is encoded by the coding sequence ATGGAAAATCCGTACGTACTGCTCGAGACCACCTTGGGCGATATTCTCATAGAACTGCTGCCGGAAAGTGCGCCCAAGAGCGTAGCCAACTTCCTGCAGTATGTGGACGCCAAGCATTATGATTACACCATCTTTCACCGCGTTATCCGTGGTTTCATGATTCAGGGCGGAGGGTATGACAACCGCCTGCAGCGCAGAGAGGCACTGCCTCCTGTGGAGAACGAAGCCAAGGGCGGTCTTTCCAACCTGAAGGGTACCGTGGCTCTGGCCCGTGCCACGGAGAAGGACTCCGCCAGCGATGAATTTTTCATCAACGCGGAAGACAACCTCGACCTCGACCATATGGACGACACTGATGAGAACTACGGCTACACCGTGTTCGGTCGTGTTGTGGAAGGTATGGATGTCGTGAAGAAGATCAACTGGAAGGTTACCAAGCCCCGTAACGACTTTGACGACCTGCCGGTGGATGACATCGAGATCATTTCCGCACGTCGGTTCGAATAG
- a CDS encoding YcaO-like family protein has translation MIRLSSCPKHYTADQDKVMTPGETVARVKARLAELETQILAETRRIDTGRLDIPVFLSVCGADARKFMPTRKQMGKGASVEQAEASALMELMERYSYWTFWERKPDMVRCTWTEAATRFGDKLIGMDVILQSVSESLPHDKAARVMDLTEWWFCPATDVHTGEERIIPLDWFRKLGEFNGSSAGNTDEESIFQGACELVERHVCCVIDRAGKPVPTISPASFTDPVLVNLYSKFTDNGIVVILKDFSQGMPVPTVAAIAWDPATFPYQSEIVYTAGTASSPVKAAVRALTEVAQLAGDFESGACYEASGLPKYARTEELGWLLDGPQVNLDELPTVENGDIYEELMALVRGLQTQGYSLFSIQTTNPELNVSANYNIVPGFQFRERDKNASLGLFVGRILSEECDAPTAARGLSALEDIYPNAHFLPFFKGMLALRAEAFDEACTFFEQAEPLQPEADAQGLAAFYSGYCHTLKEDWQAALSGLDRAVALCPEMKEYFNFRGVTRFKLGMYAEAADDFRTLIKDLDKGSAIDLANLGLCCKFLDQRAEAEEYLTAALDIDPSIEFARTHLNELRGE, from the coding sequence ATGATACGACTTTCAAGTTGCCCCAAGCACTACACCGCCGATCAGGACAAGGTCATGACTCCCGGAGAGACCGTGGCCCGCGTGAAAGCCCGCCTCGCCGAACTGGAAACACAGATTCTGGCGGAAACCCGCCGTATCGACACGGGTCGCCTTGATATCCCCGTCTTTCTTTCCGTATGCGGTGCGGACGCCCGCAAGTTCATGCCCACCCGCAAGCAGATGGGCAAAGGCGCTTCCGTGGAGCAGGCCGAAGCCTCTGCCCTGATGGAGCTGATGGAGCGCTACAGCTACTGGACCTTCTGGGAACGCAAACCAGACATGGTACGCTGCACCTGGACGGAAGCGGCAACGCGCTTTGGCGACAAACTGATCGGCATGGACGTTATTCTGCAGTCCGTCTCCGAATCGCTGCCTCATGATAAAGCCGCCCGCGTGATGGATCTGACCGAATGGTGGTTCTGTCCCGCCACGGACGTTCACACCGGCGAAGAGCGCATCATTCCGCTGGACTGGTTCCGCAAGCTGGGCGAATTCAACGGCTCATCCGCGGGCAACACCGATGAGGAATCCATCTTTCAGGGAGCCTGCGAACTGGTGGAACGCCATGTCTGCTGCGTCATAGACCGCGCAGGCAAGCCCGTGCCCACCATCAGCCCCGCTTCCTTCACCGATCCGGTGCTGGTGAATCTCTACAGCAAGTTCACGGATAACGGCATTGTCGTCATCCTCAAGGACTTCTCGCAGGGCATGCCCGTCCCCACAGTCGCTGCCATTGCATGGGACCCGGCCACCTTCCCCTACCAGTCGGAGATCGTCTATACCGCCGGCACAGCCTCCTCCCCCGTCAAGGCCGCCGTACGAGCCCTGACAGAAGTAGCCCAGCTTGCAGGCGACTTTGAATCCGGAGCCTGCTACGAAGCCTCCGGCCTGCCCAAGTACGCACGCACGGAGGAACTGGGCTGGCTGCTGGATGGCCCGCAGGTCAATCTTGATGAACTGCCCACGGTGGAAAACGGCGACATCTACGAAGAACTCATGGCGCTCGTTCGCGGTCTGCAGACGCAAGGCTACAGCCTCTTCTCCATTCAGACCACCAATCCGGAACTGAACGTTTCCGCCAACTACAACATCGTTCCCGGCTTCCAGTTCCGCGAACGCGACAAGAACGCCAGCCTCGGCCTCTTTGTGGGCCGCATTCTCAGCGAAGAATGCGACGCTCCCACGGCAGCACGAGGACTGTCTGCGCTGGAAGACATCTATCCCAACGCCCACTTCCTGCCCTTCTTCAAGGGCATGCTCGCCCTGCGCGCAGAAGCCTTTGACGAGGCCTGCACCTTCTTCGAACAGGCCGAACCGCTGCAGCCCGAAGCCGATGCGCAGGGGCTGGCCGCCTTCTACAGCGGCTATTGCCATACGCTGAAAGAAGACTGGCAAGCAGCCCTGTCCGGTCTGGACCGCGCCGTGGCGCTGTGCCCCGAAATGAAGGAATACTTCAACTTCCGCGGCGTCACACGCTTCAAACTGGGCATGTACGCCGAAGCCGCGGACGACTTCCGCACGCTCATCAAGGATCTGGACAAGGGCTCGGCCATCGACCTTGCCAACCTCGGGCTGTGCTGCAAGTTCCTTGACCAGCGTGCCGAGGCCGAGGAATACCTGACGGCCGCACTGGACATCGATCCATCCATCGAATTCGCCCGTACGCATCTGAACGAACTGCGCGGAGAATAG
- a CDS encoding class I SAM-dependent methyltransferase, with the protein MQYRLDAPLDELLDMARQRFEVAFEPLAVGDAQIEVLQVQNMKEYLDNLVPTIKEDALSALPLWAKIWPAAFMLGHFLRHAPSKDKSLLEIGAGCGVTGLIAATQGFSEVVISDINEDALLFARINVLQNGMEDRVSVRKVDIQTTRMDRSFDYIVGAEILYLEPLHRALVKFINHHLAKRPEAEAILAKDYRRKAKKFFKLAERDFRMQEQTVGAKTTAGNEDSADRALFTIHRLRAK; encoded by the coding sequence ATGCAATACCGTCTGGATGCACCGCTGGACGAACTACTTGATATGGCCCGTCAACGCTTTGAGGTTGCGTTCGAGCCTTTGGCCGTGGGAGATGCCCAAATCGAGGTTCTGCAGGTGCAGAACATGAAGGAATATCTCGACAACCTTGTTCCCACCATCAAGGAAGACGCTTTGAGCGCTCTGCCACTCTGGGCCAAGATATGGCCTGCCGCCTTCATGCTGGGCCACTTTCTGCGCCATGCCCCCTCCAAAGACAAATCCCTGCTGGAAATAGGCGCAGGCTGCGGCGTAACTGGCCTCATAGCCGCCACACAGGGCTTTTCCGAGGTGGTGATTTCGGACATCAACGAAGACGCACTGCTCTTTGCACGTATCAACGTACTGCAGAACGGCATGGAAGACCGGGTCTCCGTCCGCAAGGTAGACATCCAGACCACCCGCATGGATCGCAGCTTCGACTACATCGTGGGAGCCGAGATTCTGTATCTTGAGCCCCTGCACCGTGCGCTGGTCAAGTTCATCAACCACCACCTCGCAAAGCGTCCCGAAGCGGAGGCGATCCTTGCTAAGGACTACCGCCGCAAGGCCAAGAAATTCTTCAAGCTTGCAGAGCGTGATTTCCGCATGCAGGAACAGACCGTAGGCGCCAAAACCACCGCAGGAAACGAAGACAGCGCAGACCGCGCCCTGTTTACCATCCACAGATTGCGAGCCAAATAG
- the rbr gene encoding rubrerythrin — protein sequence MSKSIKGTRTEQNLLKSFAGESQARNRYTYFAAIARKEGYVQISHIFEETADHEKEHAKRMFKFLEGGEVEITATYPAGKLGTTLECLKAAADGEHEEFVSLYPEFARIADEEGLPDVAEMYRSICVAEEYHEERYRALIKNIETGHVFRKDSEIVWRCRNCGYNHKGSEAPVQCPACVHPQAHFEVKATNW from the coding sequence ATGTCCAAGTCCATCAAGGGAACCCGTACGGAGCAGAACCTGCTGAAGTCCTTTGCAGGTGAATCTCAGGCCCGCAATCGTTACACCTACTTTGCCGCAATCGCCCGCAAGGAAGGCTATGTACAGATTTCTCATATCTTTGAAGAAACCGCTGACCACGAGAAGGAACACGCCAAGCGCATGTTCAAATTCCTTGAAGGCGGCGAGGTGGAGATTACCGCAACCTATCCCGCAGGCAAGCTCGGCACCACGCTGGAGTGCCTGAAGGCTGCTGCGGACGGTGAACACGAAGAGTTTGTTTCCCTGTATCCTGAATTTGCCCGCATTGCCGACGAAGAAGGCTTGCCCGACGTGGCGGAAATGTATCGCAGCATCTGCGTGGCAGAGGAATACCATGAAGAGCGCTACCGTGCGTTGATCAAGAATATCGAAACCGGTCACGTGTTCCGCAAGGACTCCGAAATCGTGTGGCGTTGCCGTAACTGCGGCTACAACCATAAGGGAAGCGAAGCACCTGTTCAGTGTCCGGCATGCGTGCATCCGCAGGCCCATTTTGAAGTCAAGGCGACCAACTGGTAG
- a CDS encoding NFACT RNA binding domain-containing protein, translating to MDAHVFRRLAAELAMVLTGARIERFFAPAPDITTLVLYAAGLKQNLLLRAGRRFPLLLLSAERPENPDAPPAHVMWLRKHAGGRRVGTPVVDWVNRRMALPLSGTPLRWLVLSLRDGVTVTDSLEEGFGDVPEWPEHADFASILEQRDVWAAYPQYTPLLRETLAHLLTEDPMDARALLADLEYGPGDCTGEVFVYSRESVPELVSVWPLPSAQRKGLEEVVASSALEAMNLLGVQSLFGGMVRQKAAQEKAPVNAAVKRLRKTLKKLDAEERRLSGMIAGQADALAIQAELWRLGVDSKAASVNVCGVDGTERSIALDPLLTLRENMERMFHQAMRGKRGIGILNERREKLRQQIEEFERGEGDPSSVLPAKGRTTGKKGRPVPAPHPDSKLYQRFRSSDGFLMLRGRNAKGNHEILNKAMPHDLWFHAEDGPSAHLVLRLEFPGQEVPERSLVEAAQLVGVKSWQRDAGQARVMCAIVRHVRKVKGAAVGAVHVGRMERSLLVDLVDGLEDGLALDAGKS from the coding sequence ATGGATGCACACGTATTCCGACGCCTTGCCGCAGAATTGGCAATGGTGTTGACCGGGGCCAGAATAGAGCGCTTTTTCGCTCCGGCTCCGGATATAACGACATTAGTTCTTTATGCCGCCGGCCTGAAGCAGAACCTTTTGCTTCGGGCCGGTCGTCGTTTTCCCCTTCTTCTGCTTTCTGCGGAACGTCCTGAAAATCCGGATGCACCTCCGGCTCATGTCATGTGGCTACGCAAACATGCCGGTGGGCGGCGTGTGGGAACACCCGTTGTCGACTGGGTGAACCGTCGCATGGCCTTGCCTCTTTCCGGCACCCCTTTGCGCTGGCTCGTGCTGAGCCTGCGTGATGGCGTGACTGTAACGGATTCTCTGGAGGAGGGCTTTGGCGATGTGCCGGAATGGCCGGAACATGCGGATTTTGCTTCCATCCTTGAGCAGCGCGATGTCTGGGCAGCCTATCCGCAATATACACCTTTGCTTCGCGAGACACTTGCCCACCTGCTTACGGAAGACCCCATGGACGCCCGTGCGTTGCTTGCCGATCTTGAATACGGCCCCGGCGACTGTACCGGAGAAGTCTTTGTGTACAGCCGGGAGAGTGTGCCGGAGTTGGTTAGCGTGTGGCCTCTGCCCTCAGCCCAGCGAAAGGGACTGGAGGAGGTTGTTGCATCCTCGGCTTTGGAGGCAATGAATCTTCTTGGCGTGCAGTCTCTCTTCGGGGGGATGGTGCGTCAGAAGGCTGCTCAGGAAAAGGCGCCGGTCAATGCGGCTGTAAAGCGTCTTCGCAAGACGTTGAAGAAGCTTGATGCCGAAGAGCGGCGTTTGTCAGGCATGATCGCCGGACAAGCAGATGCCTTGGCCATTCAGGCCGAACTCTGGCGGTTGGGCGTGGACAGCAAGGCTGCCTCGGTGAACGTGTGCGGAGTTGACGGGACGGAACGGAGTATCGCCCTTGATCCTTTGCTGACGTTGCGGGAGAATATGGAGCGTATGTTCCATCAGGCCATGCGGGGTAAACGTGGCATCGGCATTCTTAACGAGCGCAGGGAGAAGCTGCGCCAGCAGATTGAAGAGTTTGAGCGGGGAGAGGGGGATCCTTCCTCCGTGTTGCCTGCCAAGGGAAGAACGACAGGGAAGAAAGGGCGCCCAGTGCCTGCGCCCCACCCGGACAGCAAGTTGTATCAGCGGTTCCGCAGCTCTGATGGGTTCCTCATGCTGCGTGGTCGAAATGCCAAGGGCAATCATGAGATACTGAACAAGGCCATGCCCCATGACCTGTGGTTTCATGCGGAAGATGGCCCCAGTGCCCATCTGGTACTGCGTCTTGAGTTTCCGGGACAGGAAGTTCCGGAGCGAAGCCTTGTGGAAGCTGCCCAGCTGGTCGGCGTGAAGAGCTGGCAGCGTGATGCCGGTCAGGCGCGGGTCATGTGTGCCATAGTCCGCCATGTTCGCAAGGTTAAAGGGGCTGCCGTTGGAGCCGTGCATGTGGGCAGGATGGAACGTTCTCTGCTGGTTGATCTTGTCGATGGTCTGGAAGATGGTCTGGCTCTGGATGCTGGGAAATCATGA